The bacterium genome contains the following window.
CTAGGACCGGACTTATTAATATTTGAAAAAGAAACTTCTGTCGGGATGAACTTTAATCTTTCTGTTAATTTCCCGCTAAGTAGTAATATTGAGATGGAATTCAGACCAGGCATTGCTTTTAACTCAGAGGACTTTAATGGTTTTGAACTAAGCTCCAATTTAAAATATTTCCCATTCAAATCAGGTGTTAATTTAATTGTTGGTCTAAAATTACATGCAAATTCAGGAGGAAGTGGTACATCACATTTCGTTAGAAATGATTTGTTCGTATTACCTTTACTTGGAATAGGATACAAGACTATGCTGCAGAAGACTTTCATAACATTTGACATTACATTTCAAAAACCATTTCCGAATGGAGTATATTATTATCATTCCTACATCGAAAATAAAGATTATTATTCGACCAATTTTGATGCTGTTATTAGTTTTAATATTGGTTTTGCCTGGAGATTGTAACAATCGTCATTATTCTAGATCAAGACATATTAATACGAGATTATAATAAGCGTATATTGATTCTCTAAGTCTCTCAAAATTCATCATTTCTATAAATTGTTGTCAATACTTCTCTGTAAACTTTCACTGTTTATAGCTATATTTTGCACTAAAAATTCACACTTATATGCCCACAATCAATATTCTTTTCATTGGTGACATTGTTGGAAAGCCCGGAATGGATCTCGTTCAAACCTGGCTTCCCGGAATGATCCAGAAATACAAAGCTGACCTTGTAATTGCTAACGGAGAAAATGCCTCAGAAGGTAAAGGCTGTACAGATAAAGAAGGAAACCAGCTTTTAGATCTTGGAGTTCACGTTCTTACAGGTGGAAATCATACTTGGGATAAACATCAATCTCAGGATTATTTAAGGAAAGAACCAAGAGCATTACGTCCGTTAAATTATCCCAAAGGAACTTACGGAAATGGTTATTATGTCGCTGATACCAAAAAAGGAAAAGTAGCAGTTCTGAATCTTCAGGGAAGAACTTTTATGGCTTCAATTGATTGTCCATTTCGTTCTGCTGATTGGATTTTACCGAAAATTGAAAGTGAAACAAAAGTTATAATCGTTGACTTCCACGCTGAAGCAACTGCAGAGAAGATTGCAATGTCACACTATCTTGATGGACGTGTAAGTGCTTTGCTTGGCACTCACACACACATTCAGACTGCAGATGAACGAATTATGCCAAAAGGAACTGGTTTTATTACGGATGTAGGAATGTCTGGTCCATACGAGTCTGTGGTTGGAATGAAAGTTCAGGCTGCAGTAAACAGGTTTTTGTATCAGACTCCACAAAAGTATGAGGCTGCAACGAATGATGTTCATCTTTGCGGAGTGTTTTTAAAAGTAGATTCTGATTCAGGAAAAACAATTCATATAGAAAGAATATTATTCCCGGATTTTGTTAAGGCAATTGAAAAATGACAATCATCGATGGTAAAAAAATAGCTCAGGAAATAAGAGCTGAATTAAAAACTGAAATTGATAAGTTAAAATCAACAGGAAAGGATGTTCCCGGATTGGTTGCAATACTAGTAGGTGATAATCCTGCTTCAGAAAGTTATGTGAGAGGCAAAGCAAAAGCTTGTGAAGAAATCGGAATGAGAGCTGTTACGGAAAGACATCCGTCAGATATGAAAGAAGCAGCTTTACTTGAATTGATTGAATTGTACAATCAAAATATTTTATTTAATGGAATTCTCGTTCAGCTTCCGCTTCCAAAACATATCGATGAAGATAAAGTCATTGAAGCAATTTCACCCAAAAAAGATGTTGACGGATTTCATCCGATAAGCGTTGGAAATTTAGTGATAGGAAAACCAGCATTCAGATCCTGTACACCAGCAGGAATTCAGGAATTGCTGATCAGATATAAAATTGAAACTAAAGGCAAACACGTAGTTGTACTCGGAAGAAGTAATATTGTCGGAAAACCAATTGAAAATATCTTACTTCAGAAAAAAGAATTCGCTAATTCGATTGTTACCATTTGCCATTCTGCAGCACCTGATGTTTCATATTATACAAAACAAGCTGATATTTTAATTGCTGCAATGGGATCTCCCGAATTTGTAAAAGGAAATATGGTTAAAGATGGAGTTGTTGTAATCGATGTAGGAATAAATCGTGTTGAGGACAAATCAGCGACTAAAGGATATAAACTTGTCGGTGATGTGGATTTTAAGGAAGTATCAAAAAAAACTTCATATATCACACCGGTTCCCGGCGGAGTTGGGCCAATGACGATTGCAATGTTATTAAAAAATACTTATGAAGGCTTCATAAAGTATGGAGAATAAAATGAATCATAAAATTTCAGATGAAGATGTATCTCAGGAATTTCTTGAGAAAGTATTAAAAGATTATTACTGCTACGGCGATTCCTGCAAAGGCTGGGAAACAAATGTTATAACCCAACCACAAACAGTAAAAAATATTGTTGATGTTGGTGCATCACGAATTGCTGCAGGAAAGGGAGTTGGCAATTCTATAAAAGATAAGAACATTGCTTCTAAAATTGATCATACATTACTTAAGCCGGATGCTACTCCAAAAGAAATAACTGAGCTCTGCGAAGAAGCAAAAAAATATCACTTTGCCTCTGTATGTATAAATCCGGGATATGTTTCTTTATGCTCCTCATTACTAAGTGGAACTGATGTAAGAGTTTGCACAGTAGTTGGATTTCCGCTTGGGTCGAATACAACTGAAGTAAAGAAATTTGAAACTGTACAGGCAATCGCAAATGGGGCGACAGAAATCGATATGGTTATCAATGTCGGTAGATTAAAAGCCGGTGATAACGATTATGTTGAAAACGATGTAATGCAGGTCGTGCAATCCGCAAAAAAGAATGGTGCTCTTGTAAAAGTAATTATAGAGGCCGCTTTATTGACTGATGAGGAAAAAGTAAAAGCATGTCTGATCTGTAAAAAAGCAGGCGCTGATTTTGTGAAAACCTCGACAGGATTTAGTAAAGGTGGAGCTACAGTTGGTGACGTAGCGTTGATGAAATATGTTGTTGGAAGTTCCATTGGTGTTAAAGCAGCAGGTGGAATCCGATCGAAAGAGGATGCTGAAGCAATGATCGCATCAGGAGCTGATAGAATTGGTGCAAGTGCGAGTGTTAAAATTGTTTCGGGCGAAAAAAGTGAATCAAATTATTAATGTCCGGCTGAAGTGGTTCTTGATATTTTAGTAACAAAAACAAACGATGGTTTCACTGCCGAAATTCCTTCCTTATCAGGATGTGAAAGCTGGGCGCACGATGAAGATACTGTTCTCTCGAAGATACTTGAATTAGCTGCCTTCTACCTCAAAACCGACATTAAAAAATTAAAAGTAGACAAAGCAAGAAAAGTTAAAAACCATTCCGTTTACAAATTAGTGTTCAATAAAAGTGTCTGATTCATATTTCAGAACTGAAAAACGAATTGAAAAAATTAAGTGGGTAGTTTTAAAAAGACAACCTTCTCTGCACGTTGTATTCGAAAACATCCACGATCCTCATAATGTTAGTGCAATCTTCAGAACCTGTGATGCAGCAGGCATCCCGAAAGTTTCTCTCCTTTATAACATAGAAAAATTTCCAAAGATAGGAAAGAAATCTTCAGCATCTGCATACAAGTGGATTGAAAGGGAAAAGTTTAAAACTGTTGAAGAATGTTATCAGAAGCTTCGGGAAGAAAATTTTATTGTCTATGCTTCGTCATTGAATTCTGATTCAAAGTCACTTTACGAACTCGATTTTACTAAAAAGACTGCTGTCGTTTTCGGAAACGAGCACCGTGGACTTTCAAAGGAAGCAGAAGAACTGTCCGATGAAAGATTTTTTATCCCAATGTATGGAATGGTCCAAAGCTTAAATGTATCTGTCTCCGCTGCGATTTGCATTTATGAAGCACTCAGACAACGAACTCTTAACGGACTTTATGATAAAAGCGAGATGAGTTCGAAAGAATTAAAAGCAATGATAGAAGAATGGTCAAAAAAGTAACTTGTGTTTATGATTCAATCAGTTGAGAAAATTAACAAAGTAAGTGGAAGCTTGAGTTTTCGCGGCGATAAATCAATATCACACAGAGCTTTACTTATTTCCTCGCTTGCTGATGGACAATCTGTTATCAGAAATCTTTCCAACAGTGATGATGTTAGATCAACAATCAATTGTCTCCGGGAACTCGGAATTCATATTGAAGTAGATAATAATGTAGCAATTGTTTTTGGAAGAGGATTTAAGGGATATCAAAAACCTGCTAAACCAATGGATGCGGGAAATTCGGGAACTACTGCGAGATTATTAACTGGCATTCTTGCTGCTCAAAACTTTGAATCAATAATCATTGGCGATGAATCACTTTCATCAAGACCGATGAAGCGAGTGATTGAACCATTGACACAAATGAACGCTAAGATAGAGAATCATGATGGAAAGCTTCCTTTAAGAATATTTTCAACAGATAACTTAAATTCATTAAAATATGAAATGCCTGTTGCTAGTGCGCAAGTGAAAAGTGCAATTCTACTAGCTGGATTACATTTAGATGATACAACCACTGTGATTGAATCGACTCAGACAAGAAATCACACTGAGAATTTATTAAATCTCGAAGTTTCAAAAAAGAATCAGAAGATTGTTTCAAAAGTGTCTAAGAATAATTATCCGGAACCTAAAGAGTATTTTATTCCAGGTGACATATCATCGGCAATGTTTTTTATCGTTTTGACTTTGCTCTCGAATAATTCTGAAATGACCATAAAGAATCTTTCATTGAATCCAACCCGGACTGAATGTTTAAATATTTTGAAGAGAATGGGTGCTAAAATTGAAATAGAAGAAAAAGGTACTTCAAACAAAGAGATCTTTGGCGATATTATTGTGCAGTCAAGCCATCTAAAGAATATCGAAATCTCAAGTGAATTAATTCCATCGATCATTGATGAAATTCCGATTCTAACTATTGCAGGACTTTTTGCTGAAGGGAATTTTGTTTTAAGGGGTGCATCTGAATTAAGAATTAAAGAATCAGACAGAATAAAAGCTATTTGTTGTAACTTATTAAAACTCGGGTTGATCGTTGAAGAATTTTTTGATGGTTTTAATGTTAGTGGTAAGCTTCAGAAACCATCAGAACCTTTTGAAGGTTTTGGTGATCACAGAATTGCAATGGCGTTTGCAATTCTTTCGTCATTACTCGAGAGTGGGGGAGAAGTAAATGGATTTGAATATGTCTCGGTCTCAAACCCGAAATTTCTTTCGCAACTCAGTTCGATAACAAGTTAAAACCTGATTACCTGATGCTCGAATTTATTTATTTGTAATTCTTCAAAAACTCTTTTTACAAAATCTTCGCCATACTTGTTTACGAAATAAATAAAGTTGATTTTCTCTCCTGCAGATTAGAATTTGGAAAGAGATGAACCGCGGCTCGGTCAATTTGCCGTAAAGTTACTTCATATTTTTTCTGCTGAGCTTTTTCAGCTTTTGATTTTAACTCGGAGACTGTGCTTAGTATTTTATCCCTGTAACGGTTGCTCGAGTCTGCAATCGTTTTATCAAGATCCAGCAGCTTTTCCTTTAACTGATCAAATGACGATTCAATTTGATTGGAAATTCCATCAAACATTTCATCAACAGAACTTTCTTCAACTGAGTTTATAATTCTTTTCTTAACATTCTCCACATCAATGAAGATTTCATTTATTTCAACTGAATACTTCTCTAGTGAGTTTGCAATGGAGTTTTCAAGGACAGTTACAGAAGATCGTGGATAAATTATAGGCTCTGTAATATTGTATAATTCATACAATGATTTAATTTGTGCAAAGTAAGATATCTCACTTGGTCCTGCTATATAAAATGCAGTAGGGAGTAAATAATCCTGGCAGATCGGACGCAGTAAGACATTCGGACTGAATTTATCCGGTTCATTTTCAAGAAGCTCAAGCAATTGTTCCTGTGAAAAACTTTTGCGCTTTCGTCTCAATCTGTATTCATTATCAACCGGTTCAATAGAATGACGTCCATTATCAACGCTCAAAAATAGGTTTACTGGTTTCACTTTTACTTGGGCATGATAAAGTTCTTCAAGTGTTGCACTTACGTGCACCAGCTTTTCTGTGTGAATTCGAAAATCAGTTATTTCTTTTTGAAGATCGGCTTGAGCAGTTTTTTAACCTCATCATCCTGGGGATCGAATATCACCAATCCGTATTCATCAAAGTATTTAAATATTAATTCTTTGAAAGCTGATTTGAATGTCTTACCTTCTTTATAAAATCCTTTAAGCTGTTCGAAGATTACTGGTTTAAACTCAGTCTCCTTTAATACGCCGTTAAGTTTTTCAAAGAAATCATTTATTGAACTATCGAGAGTTATTAACCCGACACTCTGTTTTAAATCATCTTCTTCAATCTCTTCTTTGTAACCAATCGTTGAAAGTGAATTTGCATCATCAATTAATTTAACAGCTCTGACTTCGTTGAAATCATGATCGTCACCTTCTAACCAGAAAACAGGGACAAAATTGTAGTCGTCGTATCTCTCAGATAGATAGCTGCTTAATTTTATTGCTGTCATTATTTTATAGAATGTATATAGAGGGCCGCCCAAAATTCCAAGCTGTTGTCCGGTTACAATTGCAAGCGTCTTTTTATCGGAAAGCTTTTTTATGTTCTGTTGAGAAAGTTTGAAGGGTTGTCACTTGAGAATATTGGATGTAACATATTACCCATATCAGTGAAAGATTTCGCCTGTTATCGATTATTGTCTTAAATAATTTTAAATAATTTTCCTTATTTCGAAAGTCATCAGCATAGAAATCAGCAACGTTTTCAAACTCGTACAGGTAATCAAGAAAAAGATTTTGATGTCCCGGTATATCGCTAAAATTAATGTACATTTATTCCTCGGTAAATGAATTGGCGAGTTTATTGTTCGAAAGATAATGTTTTAACAGCTATTTTAAAAAGGATAATCTTTCAGGTTAAAATGCAATTGACTATTTTTGTTCCAGAATTAACAAATTAGTTCGGATACTTGGAAATAAATTTAGTCAAATATTTTACTGTTAAAAAAGCTTTTAATGCTATTAAGATAATTAGTTCTTTTCATCTTTCGAGAATATTCCGTAAGCCAATCGTTTGGGGAATGCCCATCTCATATTCCATTGAACCAACCAATCACTGTAATTTAAAATGTCCGGAATGTCCTTCAGGATTAGGAACATTAACTCGACCATTGGGCTTACTAAAAACAGAGGATTTTAAAAATTATTGATGAAATCAGTGATACTGGTTTTTACATTCAGCTTTACTTTCAGGGTGAACCTTACATAAATAAAAAGCTTCCCGAGATGATAAAATATGCTCAAGATAAAAATGTATATGTCTCCATCAGTACTAACGGACATTTTGTTAATAAGAATAACGTCGATCTGGTTATTGATAATGCACCGGACAAACTAATATTTTCTGTTGATGGACTTGATGAAGAAAGTTACCAAAAATATAGAGTTGGTGGAACTTTCGAGCAAGCGGATAAAGGATTAAGATCATTAATCCGAAGAAAATGAACGTGGATTAAAAAACCTTTATTGAATTTCAATTTATTGTGATGAAGCAAAATGAGCACCAGATGGATGAGGTCAGAAAGTACTGCAAAGAGGTTGGTGTAGATAAGCTTGTGTTTAAGACAATGCAAATATCCTCATACGAGAATGCGGTTAAATTTCTTCCAACAAATAAAAATTTAGAAGATATCTAGTGGAAAACAATTCCTTCAGAATTAAAAACGAAATTAAAAATCACTGCTTCGCTTTGTGGAGAACATCAGTGATTACCTGGGATGGCAGAGTAGTTCCTTGCTGTTTTGACAAAGATGCCGAAAATGAAATAGGAATTGTAAATGGGAAGTCATTCTCTGAGGTTTGGAATTCTGATAAATATTACGAATTCAGAACTAAAATTCTTTCGGACCGGAAATCGGAACCAATGTGCACAAACTGTACCGAAGGATTAAAAGTTAATATATTTGAAATAGAGCAATAAAATATTTTGATGGAAAAGAATTTAACAGGAATCCAAAAGCATCGGCTGATTAACAAAACAACTTTGGTAATTGCTGCTAAGTTAATAATCGCAGCCGGATTGCTATCTTATCTTATAAGTTCTGTTGATTACAATCAAATTATCCTAGCAATAAGTGAAGCAAACATTGCCATTATCGGGTTTGTCATCCTTTTAGGTGTACTCAATATTTATCTTCAATACACTAAATGGAGAATAACCTGCGTTGAAGTGCTTGGAGTAAATGATAATTGAAAATATTCAGATCACTTTTTTTGGTTTTTCAGCAGGGATAATCACTCCATTAAGAATCGGTGAATATTTTGGAAGAGGAATTGAATTCAAAGATAAATCAATTGTCCAGGTAACAGTTGCAACACTTATAGATAAATTTTTTCCTTTATTGATGGTTGCATCGCTCGGTTCATTTCGAGTTTGCTTTTATTTATTTCTATTACAATGTGTCCATTTATATAGTTTTATCACTTTTCATTCTGATCTTTACATTTTTCTATTTGCTAATTATTCTGCTGCTTAGTAATAAATTTTGGAATAGTATTTTATTTTCAAAACTTAATTCATCACAAGCTGAAACCTTTTCTTGATAAGTTAAGAATTTTTGAAAATCTGGATAAAAATATTTTTAAAATGCTTTTCATATCCTTTTTATTTTATTTCTGTTTCTTAATTCAATATGCGCTTTTAGTGTCGCATTTTCAAATCATTTTGATTTTGTTCACTACCTCTGGGCAGCCAACCTGATAATGTTTACTAAAACAATTATTCCCTCCAATTTCTTTTGGAGAACTTGGAATACGGAGGGTGCTTCAGTTTTTTTTTATTACTCAAATGGGTGAAACTGCTTCTATTGGTTTTAATGCGTCCATTTTTCTTTTCATAATTAATCTGCTTATTCCAGCTTTAATTGGCGTTGGAATGTTCTTAAGAAAAAATGATAATTGATTCTTCGTTTACATTTTTCTACTTTTATATTTCTATTATTTCTATTCATTATCTCCTTTTTCTACAGAGAATATTCAGAGGATTGGAAATTTAAAATCTGGCAGTAAACGAAAAAATTCCTCATGAATTCATATCAATCATAATTCCATTCCGAAATGAAGAAGAAAATATTTTGGCAAGTCTTAAGTCTATAGAATCTCAGTTGTATCCAATTGAAAAGTTTGAAGTTATTTATGTAAATGATTCGTCGGAAGATAATTCTCTCGAATTACTAAAAAAATATTAAAAAGCAATAATATCGGAGTATTATCAGTTCCTGAGGATCTTTTCAAAGAATGCTCACAAGAAAAGAGCAATCAGATATGGTATTGAAAATGCAAAAGGAGATAATCGTTACAACTGATGCAGATTGTATTCACGATGAAGAATGGCTGAATTCATTAATGCAATCATTTGATCCCGTAACCGGTTTTGTTTCAGGTCCGGTTGAGTTTGAGAGATGATAAGAGGTTGTTCGCAGAATTTCAGAAACTTGAATTTGCAGGATTGGTACTTTGCGGCGCAGGATTGATAGGAGCAGGTCATCCAACTATCTGTAATGCAGCAAATATTGCATACAGAAAAAAAGTATTTGACGAAGTCGGCGGCTTTAATGATAATATGGATTTATCATCGGGTGATGATGAACTTCTTATGCAAAAAATAGCAAGAGATACTGACTTTAAAGTGAAATTCTGCATCAATAAAAAAGCCATTGTTAAAACTTCAGCTAATCAAAGTATTGGAGATTTTTATCAGCAGAGAAAACGATGGGCGAGCAAAGGATTATTTTACAGCGATAAAAGTCTTGTTCTCAAACTAATTTTAATTTATGCATTTTATATTGGATTAGTTGCACAAATAATTCTTGGTATTTGGCTTAATAAAATATTTTTGTTTTCATTTTTGATTTCACTTTTTCTGAAAATCATTTTTGAATTCAGAATTCTTTATAAGGGAAAAGAAATTCTTTTGAACAATCTTAAGTTAAATTATTTATTAATTGTAGAAATATTTCAAATCCCTTACAATCATTACCGGATTAGTCGGTGCATTTGGCAACTACTTGTGGAAATCAAGAAAGGTCAAGAGATGAGATTTTAGCATACATAGCATACATTCTGTCTAATTAAATAGACACAAAACCTTCCAAATAGCTTGAAATCAAATAAAATTAGGTTTTCACTATTGGCACCTTCATTGGACTATTTGTACCGTAAACATAACACGGAGGTGTAAAATGAAACGGATCATAATTCTTGCAGTAGTTCTTTTTGTTGCAGTAACTTTTAATGCAGAAGCAAAAAGACATAATCACGGGGTGGGTGGATACTTCTACACAGAACTGTCTCCTTATGGGAGCTGGATTGAAGTAGATTACGGTGTAGTGGTTTGGAGACCAACTATCATTCGTGTTAACTGGATGCCGTATCAAATGGGTAGATGGGTTTGGACCTACGACGGTTGGTACTGGGATTCGTATGAACCTTTCGGTTTCATCACTTATCATTATGGAAGATGGTATTACGATGATTATTACGGATGGCTCTGGTATCCTGACTACGAGTGGGCTCCTGCATGGGTTGAATGGAGATATGACAACGATTACATCGGTTGGGCTCCTTTACATCCTTATGCATCTTTTTCGATCTCAATCGGAATATTCTGGAGTAATACATACTACTCACCATATCACCATTGGCATTTTGTGACGTATAATAATTTCTGTGATCCGTATGTATATAACTATTATGTTGGACCAGATTATAAATATAGAATATACAGCGGAACAAAATATCGTCACGACTATGGTTATAGAAATGGCCGGATTCAAAACAGAGGAATTGATGTAAATTACATCAGTACACGATCTGGTCAGAAAATAAAACAGCGAGATATAATCAGAACAAATGATTCCAGAGAATTGAAAAGAGATGGATATGGAAAGCGTGATGAAATCAGGACTCTTGATCTAAACAGGATGAACTGGTAAGGAATGATTTAGGTCGTATGGAAATCAAAAGAGAAAACAGACGTACATCTCTTGATGTCGAAAAGGTTCAGATTGGCAGAAGAGAGAATATCAATACCGGTAGAACTGAAAATAAAACCATCGAAAGAAATGTTGATACACGGAAAAAAGATCAGGAAAGAAGAGATATAAAAACAGGTGTTGATAAAATTTTCGAAAAGAACAGAACTGATTCTAACCGGAATACTGAAATCAAAACAAACCGTACGAGAGAAACTGTTGAAAAAAGAAACAATGAAACAATTAGAAATGAATAAGATTTCAATACGAGAAAAGAAAACCAGGTTAAAAACATAACTCGTGTAAAAAACAAATCTTTGAATCAGAACCGAACAAGAACAGAATTGAGGCAAAGGAAGTGAGAACAAGAGCACAAATCAAATGCAGACGAAAGATGTTAAACGTGAGAATACAAAAGTCAAGCAGACACCAGGATCAGGAATAAAAATGAAGTCAAGAAGAAAGTAGAAAGAACAGAAATAATAACCAGCAGACCCGAAAGCAATGATACGAAGTTCGAAACAGACAGGTCAACTGAAAACAACAATTCAAGGGATAAAAACAGAAGATAACGCAAAGCATCTGACGCTCTCCACGAAAGCGGTATCAGTAATGGTACCGCTTTTTTATTTATATTAACATTAAAAATCAATCACAATAAAAATTTAAATAAGGTAATAAAAGTAATAACTTATTTTACATCCTTGGATCGTTTTTGTTGCCAACGCGCTTCTCGCTGAATTTATCGGTGTGAAAATATTTTCACTGGAAAAATTGCTTTGGTATTCCACCGATTAATCTTTCCTTTTTTGGAGAAAGCAATTTGTCTTTCAATCTAACTGCTGGAGTTTTGCTCTGGCCAATTGTATTTATTATGACTGATATAATCAATGAATATTCCGGACGAAAAGGTGTTCGGATTTATGTCATTTACCGCGGCAACGTTAATTGCTTATGCATTTCTAATGGTCTACTTTGCAATGGGACTGCGTCCCGCTGATTTCTGGATCAACGGAAACTGATTATGGCTGTAATCAATATGGATCTGGCGTTCAACACTATTTTCGGACAGGGCTTATGGATAATAGCCGGTTCGTTAACCGCTTTCTGATTGGACAATTAGTCGATGTCTACGTTTTCCATTTTTTAAGGTCATTCACCGGCAGTTCAAAAATCTGGTTGCGGGCTACGGGTTCAACATTAGTTTCTCAATTCATTGACAGCTTTGTTGTTCTTTTTATTGCTTTTTATGTTGGAGCTGGATGGGATTTTACTCTAATAATGGCAATTGGTATTGTCAATTATATTTATAAATTTCTCGTAGCAGTAGTGCTCACACCGCTTTTATACCTCATTCATTTTATAATTGATATATATCTTGGCAAAGAACTTTCTGAAAGGCTGATAGAAGAGGCTGCAGCTTCAAGCCGAATGAATTAATTGCTAATTATTAAGTTTTATTGATTAAAAAAGACCGTATTACTTAGGCTTATTCAGAATTTTGAAGTAATTTTGTGATGTAATTTTATGCAAATTTTACATCATCATTCAAATCAAATTCTCATTCCGGATAGAGGAATTTTGTACAAATTTGATAATATCCATTCTTATGTTAAACAATAATTTATCTTAGTGAAATAAAAAATTACCAGGAGTTAAAATGAAAATAAGTAAAGAAGAAGCACTACAATACCACTCGATAGAAAGAAAAGGCAAAATAGAAGTTATCGCCTCAAAACCTTGTTTAACGTCACGTGATCTTTCGCTTGCCTACACACCTGGCGTTGCGGAACCCTGCCGTGAGATTCATAAAAATGTTGAAGATGTTTATAAGTACACGGCTAAGGGAAATCTTGTTGCTGTCGTATCTAATGGCACGGCTGTGCTTGGCCTTGGTGACATCGGAGCTGAAGCAGGAAAGCCGGTGATGGAAGGAAAGGGAGTTCTCTTTAAAAGATTTGCAGACATTGATGTTTTTGATATTGAACTTGCTTCGCACGATTCGAAAGAAATAATCAGAGCTGTACAGATGCTCGAACCAACCTTTGGAG
Protein-coding sequences here:
- a CDS encoding TIGR00282 family metallophosphoesterase, producing MPTINILFIGDIVGKPGMDLVQTWLPGMIQKYKADLVIANGENASEGKGCTDKEGNQLLDLGVHVLTGGNHTWDKHQSQDYLRKEPRALRPLNYPKGTYGNGYYVADTKKGKVAVLNLQGRTFMASIDCPFRSADWILPKIESETKVIIVDFHAEATAEKIAMSHYLDGRVSALLGTHTHIQTADERIMPKGTGFITDVGMSGPYESVVGMKVQAAVNRFLYQTPQKYEAATNDVHLCGVFLKVDSDSGKTIHIERILFPDFVKAIEK
- the folD gene encoding bifunctional methylenetetrahydrofolate dehydrogenase/methenyltetrahydrofolate cyclohydrolase FolD, yielding MTIIDGKKIAQEIRAELKTEIDKLKSTGKDVPGLVAILVGDNPASESYVRGKAKACEEIGMRAVTERHPSDMKEAALLELIELYNQNILFNGILVQLPLPKHIDEDKVIEAISPKKDVDGFHPISVGNLVIGKPAFRSCTPAGIQELLIRYKIETKGKHVVVLGRSNIVGKPIENILLQKKEFANSIVTICHSAAPDVSYYTKQADILIAAMGSPEFVKGNMVKDGVVVIDVGINRVEDKSATKGYKLVGDVDFKEVSKKTSYITPVPGGVGPMTIAMLLKNTYEGFIKYGE
- the deoC gene encoding deoxyribose-phosphate aldolase, whose protein sequence is MNHKISDEDVSQEFLEKVLKDYYCYGDSCKGWETNVITQPQTVKNIVDVGASRIAAGKGVGNSIKDKNIASKIDHTLLKPDATPKEITELCEEAKKYHFASVCINPGYVSLCSSLLSGTDVRVCTVVGFPLGSNTTEVKKFETVQAIANGATEIDMVINVGRLKAGDNDYVENDVMQVVQSAKKNGALVKVIIEAALLTDEEKVKACLICKKAGADFVKTSTGFSKGGATVGDVALMKYVVGSSIGVKAAGGIRSKEDAEAMIASGADRIGASASVKIVSGEKSESNY
- a CDS encoding RNA methyltransferase; amino-acid sequence: MSDSYFRTEKRIEKIKWVVLKRQPSLHVVFENIHDPHNVSAIFRTCDAAGIPKVSLLYNIEKFPKIGKKSSASAYKWIEREKFKTVEECYQKLREENFIVYASSLNSDSKSLYELDFTKKTAVVFGNEHRGLSKEAEELSDERFFIPMYGMVQSLNVSVSAAICIYEALRQRTLNGLYDKSEMSSKELKAMIEEWSKK
- the aroA gene encoding 3-phosphoshikimate 1-carboxyvinyltransferase produces the protein MIQSVEKINKVSGSLSFRGDKSISHRALLISSLADGQSVIRNLSNSDDVRSTINCLRELGIHIEVDNNVAIVFGRGFKGYQKPAKPMDAGNSGTTARLLTGILAAQNFESIIIGDESLSSRPMKRVIEPLTQMNAKIENHDGKLPLRIFSTDNLNSLKYEMPVASAQVKSAILLAGLHLDDTTTVIESTQTRNHTENLLNLEVSKKNQKIVSKVSKNNYPEPKEYFIPGDISSAMFFIVLTLLSNNSEMTIKNLSLNPTRTECLNILKRMGAKIEIEEKGTSNKEIFGDIIVQSSHLKNIEISSELIPSIIDEIPILTIAGLFAEGNFVLRGASELRIKESDRIKAICCNLLKLGLIVEEFFDGFNVSGKLQKPSEPFEGFGDHRIAMAFAILSSLLESGGEVNGFEYVSVSNPKFLSQLSSITS
- a CDS encoding SPASM domain-containing protein translates to MENNSFRIKNEIKNHCFALWRTSVITWDGRVVPCCFDKDAENEIGIVNGKSFSEVWNSDKYYEFRTKILSDRKSEPMCTNCTEGLKVNIFEIEQ
- a CDS encoding glycosyltransferase is translated as MASLKSIESQLYPIEKFEVIYVNDSSEDNSLELLKKY